From the genome of Alkalimarinus coralli:
CAGGTGCATAAACAAACTGCGCGAACTGCCAACTTCAACTCTTAATTGACGAATCGCCTCGAGGAAAGGTTGTGATTCAATATCACCAACCGTTCCACCGATTTCAACCAATGCCACATCGACATCACCGGCGCCTTCAACCACTCTACGCTTAATTTCATCGGTAATATGAGGGATAACCTGAACAGTTCCCCCGAGGTAGTCGCCGCGTCTTTCTTTACGAATGACATCTTCGTATACACGGCCACTGGTAAAGTTGTTGCGTTTGGTCATCGTTCTACGAATGTAGCGTTCGTAGTGTCCTAAATCCAGATCCGTTTCAGCGCCGTCATCCGTAACAAATACTTCTCCATGTTGAAAAGGGCTCATGGTACCCGGATCAACATTAATATATGGATCAAGTTTTAATATGGTTACTTTTAATCCTCTGGATTCCAATATTGCAGCCAAAGAAGCTGAAGCAATACCTTTACCCAAAGAAGATACAACACCACCGGTGACGAATATATAGCGCGTCATGCAGATCCCGTAAGTCTATCGTTTATAAAAGCGTCTGTTTTATAAAACAGTCTGTTTATGAAACATTAATTAGTGAGGGGAGATTGTCATCTCAAGATGGGGTGTCAGGATACCAGAAGCTCAAATTCGACTCAACGAAAATCGTCTATCTGACGACGGTTGACAGTAATATTTTACAATTGATTATTGCTCTGTTTCTAACACCACTTTATTTCCAGACTCTCGCTCTCTCCCTGGGGTTGAAAACCTTCAGCAACCAATAATTGACCAACCGCTACCAAGCTATCATTGTAATATAGCAACGGGACAGAATCTCTCAACCATGGCGGCACATTATGATCATGAAAATGCTTTTTCAGTGGTCGATGATGAGCTTTACCGGCAGGTCTAAATAACTCGCCACCCTGCCGGAATTTAACCACAACCCGCTCACTCTCACTTGGCAACCGTGCCATTAAACAGCCATCTGCAAGCGGTGTATCATGCGTTGAGAGATAATCAACCTCAGGCCCACACTCAACGATGCGTAGAGAGTAACGCTGCCCTCCCAGGTTTTCATCAAACACAACAGTAGTGGGACGCTTGATGGTATTATGTTCAGCACCAGCGCCTCTTTGTTCGACGTCCTCAGCTTGTATAAAGCCGACCTCCCACTCCGATAACAAGAACCGAGCTTGCGACTCAATGGCTGTCTGCGGCAGTGCATAGAGTAAACCACTGTAACGCCTGATAACTCCCTGTGACCACTCGATCATTGGGTTTGCATCATCACGCGCAGGAAGCAACTCTGCCCAAATCCGCAGAAATCGTTTTTCGCCAGGGAATCCCATACCGAGTTGCCTTAACCAATAGCGGACAACATTGTGTTGCCGGCTCATCGACAACCGGGCTAACTTAGTTATCGACAGTGCAGAACCAAAACGTTCATACGTCATGTCTGCGATATCAATCTGCGCGAGCGCGTCTTCCAACTCAGAACTCTCTCTGCAATGGTTTGCCGACATTGCCAGTCGGCTCACTGCCCCTCTCCATCGAGACTCCAGCACGGGAATAACATCGTGCCGGACAAAGTTGCGATCGTACTCTCGACTGACATTACTGTCATCCTCTACCCAGCTCAGACCAAGCCCCTCAGCAACCTTAAGCAACAGCTCTTTAGAAACATCTAAAAAAGGGCGGTGGATACTGGCAGCATTCAAAGAGCGGGTTCGAGGTATCCCTGCCATGCCTGTCACACCGGCCCCTCGCATTAACCTCAACAACACTGTTTCCGCCTGGTCGTTCTGGTGGTGCCCCTGCAGGAGAACCCCGCCTTTTGGTAACACAGATTCAAACACACCATATCGAGCTGACCTGGCGGCCTCTTCAACACCTTTTTTGGGGCTTTTCAGTGACACCTGTTGCGCAATTAGCTCGATACCCAGACACTTACAAATATCTTCACAATGCTTCTGCCAGGAGTCAGCGTGCTGGCTAATGCCATGATGAACATGTATTGCCGTTAAGGATGCATGACGAAATTGAAGTAGATAACGATGCGCAAGCACCGCCAATAAAGAAGAGTCCAGCCCCCCACTCAATGCGACAAAATAGTGCTCTGAATCAGGAATGCTATTGAGTGCTTGTTTTAGAACGTCAGGAAGTGAGACAAACCAAGCGTCATTCAACTGATAACCCTCGGTGTTAGAGCTGGCGTTAGCAATAGAATCAGAATCAGGAGAAACGGTCATAAGATGTGAGGCGCTGGTATCGTGTTTCAAGCAACTCATCGGTCGACAGTTTTTTCAACTCGCTTAGCCCTTCAAGCAATGCAGCCTTAAGGTTTTCTGCCATATCGTCCAAATTTCGGTGTGCGGCACCCAGCGGCTCATCAATCAACCGGTCAACAAAACCCTGCTGTTGTAGTTTTGATGCAGTGATTCCCATAGCCTCAGCCGCTTCTGATGCATAGTCAGCGCTCTTCCAGAGGATAGACGCACACCCTTCCGGGGAAATAACCGCATACGTTGAATATTCCAGCATATATAGCTGATCGCAAACTCCGATAGCCAGCGCACCGCCAGATCCGCCTTCACCTATTACGGTAGAAATAATAGGCGTTTTAAGGCGCGACATCACAGCCAAATTGTGCGCAATGGCTTCACTCTGCCCACGCTCTTCAGCGCCAATACCAGGGTACGCGCCTGGCGTATCAATAAATGTAAGAATAGGCATGCTAAACCGCTCTGCCATCTCCATTAGCCTGCATGCCTTGCGATACCCTTCAGGTCTCGGCATCCCAAAATTTCGCCTGACCTTATCTTTTATTTCGCGCCCTTTCTGATGCCCAATAACCATAACCGGACTCCCTTCAAGCCTGGCTATTCCGCCTACAATGGAGGGGTCATCGGCGTATGCTCTATCACCATGAAGTTCGTCAAAGTCAGTAAAAATTCGGGAGATATAATCCAGTGTATAAGGGCGTTTAGGGTGACGGGCCAGCCGCGCGACATCCCAGGCAGAAAGGTCTGAAAAAATATTCTCTGTCAGCGTTACACTCTTACTTTTAAGGCGATTAATCTCTTCCGTGATATTTAAATCACTATCATTCCCTACCATTCTGAGCTCTTCGATTTTTTCTTCCAGCTCAGCGATAGGTTGTTCAAAGTCCAAATAATAAGCGTTCATATCGCCGTTTTCGTATCGCAATTAATGGGGTCGCCAACACCATAAAGGGGAGCAACACTAAAAGTATATTTCCCGACTTCGTTATCAATAACATTATCAATAACGCTGCCAGCCGATGGTCAGTAGTTTCTGCAATGCAACTATTAAACCACAAGGCTAGCGGGCAGGGAAACTCGCAACTTACTTAGTCTCGGTAACGCATTTTGACATTAGGCGCACCTAATACATATCTTAAGCCTTGAATCAGTTCATCTGTAGGCTTAACCTGCCATTCGTTTCCTAGTTCGATCATTGATCGCGCATCGCTTCGATGATAATCGATAGCCACTTTGCAACCTTCGCCTTTATAGGGCGTCAATGTTTGCTCAAGCTCATTGACAAAACCATTCACAAAAACAGCTTCATCTACCTTCAAATAGAGTGACCTGGCATGCCGCATGCGGGCGCTCAAAATATCATATGCCGAGTTCACTCTCATTTTTGTAGAGCCAGAGTAGTCGTCGATACTGACTTCACCCTCAACAACGAGAATCGTATCGCTTATTAACAACTCTCTATACTGTTCATAGTTATCTGAGAAAAATGCGATCTCTGTCCTGGCTGTCCGGTCATCAATGGTCACGAAGGCCATTGTATTGCCTTTTTTGTTTTTCATCGTTCGTACAGCAACGATTAGCCCGGCAATATTGATATTACCTTTCCCGGGCTGTATATCGGCTATCGGGGTTTTCGCAAACTGCCTGACTTCTCGTTCATATTCATCAAAAGGATGGCCGGTGAGGTAGAGCCCCAGAGTATCTTTTTCAAGTTTCAGACGCTCTTTCTCGCTCCACTCTCGAATATTGGCACTCTCGGCATACACATCTTCTGCTTCGTCGGAGATAACCTCGCCAAACATATCATCCATGCCCACACTCTGGTTGCGACTGTTTTGGTCTGCTCGTCGACCGGCCTCTTCGATGCTGGCCATGAGCCGGCCCCGGCTAGGCCCGATGTGATCCATAGCGCCTGACTTGATCAACGCTTCCAATGCCCGCTTATTGACCTTTTTCATGTCAACGCGATCACATAAATCAAATATACTGGTAAATGGCCCACCCGCTTTACGCGCTTCGATAATGCTTTCGATAGGCCCTTCACCAAGCCCTTTTATAGCCCCCAAGCCGTATACGACACGATCATTTTCATCAACGGTGAAAGTGTATTCACTGACATTAACATCAGGAAGAACCAGCTCAAGCTCCATGCGACGACACTCTTCAACCAATATCACCACTTTATCGGTGTTTTGCATATCCGCTGTCAGTACCGCTGCCATAAACTCAGCCGGGTAGTGCGTCTTTAACCAGAGTGTCTGGTAGGAAACAAGTGCATAAGCAGCAGAGTGAGATTTGTTAAACCCGTACCCCGCAAACTTTTCCACCAGATCAAATATCTTCATCGCAAGTACCGGGTCAATGCCCTGCCCCTTCGCCCCTTCTGCGAAGATCTCACGCTGCTTAGCCATCTCTTCAGGCTTTTTCTTACCCATTGCTCGCCGCAGCATATCTGCGCCGCCAAGTGTATAACCCGCCAAGGCCTGAGCAATCTGCATAACCTGCTCTTGATAGACAATAACACCGTAGGTCGGTTCAAGAATGGGTTTTAAGCACTCATGCTGGAAATCTACGTGAGGATAAGCAACATCCGCTTTACCGTGCTTACGTGCGATAAAGTCATCCACCATGCCCGATTCGAGCGGCCCCGGTCGGAACAATGCCACCAGTGCGATCATGTCTTCCAGATCATCGGGCTGCAACCGGCTCACCAGATCTTTCATACCACGAGATTCAAGCTGGAATACCGCGGTGGTCTCTGCTCTTTTAAGCAGCGCAAATGAAGGTGGATCATCCAGAGGGATTCGGTCAATATTGACAGGGTCATGCGCCATCTTTCGCGCATTGATCATTTTCAGCGCCCAATCAACAATGGTAAGGGTTCTTAAACCAAGAAAGTCAAACTTTACCAGTCCTGCTGATTCAACGTCATTTTTGTCGAACTGGGTCACCAGACCATCGCCCTGGTCATCACAATGCAATGGCGAAAAGTCGGTTAGTTTGGTTGGCGCTATAACCACCCCTCCAGCATGCTTACCGGTATTTCGGGTTAGACCTTCAAGCTTTAGCGCCATCTCCCAGATTTCCTGGGCGTCTTCGTCCTGATCGAGAAACTCTCTGAGCTGGGGCTCAACATCGACAGCCTTGGCCAATGTCATGCCGATTTCGAAAGGGATCATTTTTGACAGCCGATCTGCCAAGCCATAAGACTTCCCCTGTACTCGCGCCACATCGCGCACAACCGCCTTTGCGGCCATCGTACCAAAGGTAATGATTTGTGATACAGCATTTCGGCCATAGTTATCAGCCACATAGCTAATAACTCTATCTCGACCATCCATGCAGAAGTCGATATCAAAGTCAGGCATCGAAACCCGCTCAGGGTTTAGGAATCGCTCAAAGAGAAGGTCATATTGCAGCGGGTCAAGGTCTGTAATCTTAAGCACATAGGCCACTAACGAACCGGCACCTGAACCTCGCCCGGGGCCAACAGGAATATCGTTATTTTTTGACCACTGTATAAAGTCCATTACGATCAAAAAATAACCGGGAAACCCCATCTGGATGATAATGTCTAACTCAAATTTCAGGCGATCTAGATAGGGCTGTCGCTTCTCCTGATAGTTTTCATCATTTTTATCCAGTATTGTTTCGAGCCTTTCTTCCAAACCCTCTTCTGAGATTTTTCGAAAGAACTCATCCATCGTCATTCCCTCGGGAATGGGATAGTTAGGCAGAAAGTACTCACCCAGCTGAACTTCTACATTGCACCGCTTGGCAATTTCCAACGTATTTTCAAGCGCTTCCGGGATATCCGAAAACAGTTCCGCCATCTGCTCAGGGCTTTTCAGGTACTGTTCCGCGCTATAGAGTTTATTTCTTCGAGGGTCATCTATGGTGCAACTGTCATGAATACAGACCCTTGTTTCATGGGCTTCAAAATCCTCAGTGGCGAGAAAGTGAACATCATTGGTAGCCACAACGGGGCAGTTCATTTCGGCCGCCAGCTCAACGCTTAGATGAACACACTCTTCATCATTTACACGCCCGGTTCGTTGAAGCTCTAAATAAAAGCCTTCAGGAAATACCTCCATCCAGTAACGAAGGCGCTCTTTGGCCAGCTCTTTTTTGCCTGATAGCAGCGCACGCCCAATCTCGCCAATTTTGGCTCCAGAGAGAGCAATAACGCCTTCGGATGCTTCTTCTATCCACGCTTTCTCGATAATCGCCTTTTCATGCCGCTGGCCTTCTGTAAAACCTCTGGACACAAGCTCTGTAATATTCCTATAACCCACATCATTTCGAGCATAGAGCGTTATTCGGCTCGGATTTTCATCTTCTTCAGGATTACTCAGCCATAAGTCAACACCAATGATGGGTTTAATCCCCGCCCCCATGGTTCCATTGTAGAACTTTACCAACGCACACATGTTTGACTGATCAGTCAAGGCCACTGCGGGCATATTGTATTCGGCCACTTTTTTAATTAGCGGTTTAAGCCTAACGGCACCATCTACAAGGGAGAACTCGGAGTGAATTCTTAGGTGTACAAAAGGGACAGACATAAATACTTCTATTTAACTAATAAATTAAACGCCAATATTCAGCGACCGTTAGCTTAACAGGTCATCTTCGGCAAACTGTAACAGATCATCATATCGATCAATTTCAAAGTCTTCATCATTTTGGGCAACCCCATGATAAACGGCAACCCCAATTCTGAACTCAACCCACTCTTGCAGCTCCCGCTCATCAAGATACCGTTCAATTTTAGCTTTAATGCGAGCAGCCAATATTTCAGAGCCTACACCATTGGTATGGGGTAATAACGCCACAATGCGCTTTTCACTATAACGTGCGGCCTGATCAGAGTTGCGTAACACGCCTTGAACCACCTGAGCGACATCCGCCAATACGTTAACAAATGCTTCAACAGGGAGCTCTGGAAGGCTTTCATGGTGAGTGGCCAGATCAATCAGGACTATTGACAGATCCTGCTGATAACGCTTGCTACGATTAAACTCGCTGCTCAGCCAGGACTCCCAGTAAGCGCGACTGCTAAGGCCTGTCACCTCATCTCGCAAGCTATTTTGTTCTAGCTCCAGTTCGAGTTCATTGCCACGAATTTCATGTCGAATTAGGGCAGATATGTTCTTAAGGCAGATCGCTACACACTTTTCAGGCTCTCCTTCACCTTCACCTTCACCTTCACCTTCACCTTCACCTTCACCTTCACCTTCACCGCCATAGCTTAAAGGCCGTGCCTGTAGACTGAAGTGCCGCTCAACCTCCTGAGCGTCAGTGATAATCAAATGGTCACTTAACCAATGAGGATCATCCCCTTTAAATGTTGCATCAACCAAGCTGGATAGTTTGTCCGCAAAAGATGCAGTAAATGCGGAACTCAAGTCAACACCTAACAAACCGGAGTTTGCGTTTGATAATTGACTTTTAGTCATATTTTGAAATGTATGATTACTGTAGCGAATGGTGAATTTCCTATCCACAAGCATCACGCCATCTTGCCAGCTATCAACCAATTGGCTGCATAGCCCATTTAATTCAGGTTCAGAGAACATATTCGGCATTCATTCCTTAAAAAATACACTCAGAGAACATAACAAGGCCGCGTCACTGAACCCTGAGAGGTCTTAGTTATTATTATTGCTTAACCATAGTTGGTCACAAAAAGGTGATATTACCATGCCGCAGAAAACAACACAGTACGAATAATCGCATTATCTAGCTAATTATTTAATTCATATGAGACCTTTGCACGATGTTATGAGCGAAGCAAAGACAAGGCAAAAAATGACGAAAAAGCGCAGTTTATGAGTAATAAATGAGCATTTTGAGTCATTTTTTAACGCTGTATTTGTAAGCGCAGTAGTCGTGAAAAGGTCTCCATATAACTATTCTTCAAGCTGTACAGCAAAACACCTCCCCTCCTCCACTATAAGCGTTCACGTTAATGGCCTGTTAGACAACCGTTTTCTTATTGGGATAGTTTCGTGATAAATCGTTCCTATACTTTTAATCATAGGTGTTCAGGCTGACAGCCGCACAATTATCTATGCATCACTTGGCATAGCAGTGCAATCGTTGCAGGTGGACATATACGCCGTTTTTGGAGGACAAAAGATGATACAGCAAAAGTCTCAGCACAACGTAATATCAGCGCTGCTATTGGTTTGCGCCTTAACGCTGACACAGTCAGCCCTTGCCGCCCCCCCCATTTATACATCCTTTTTTAGTGACGTTGCAGTATCTGGCTATGACGTGGTCGCATACTTTACCGAGCACTCTCCAGTTAAGGGTAATCCTGAGCTCTCTACTGAATACAAGGGGGCCGAGTGGCATTTCAGCAGCCAGGAAAACCTTGATGCCTTTAAGTCAAACCCTGAAAAATACGCCCCTCAATACGGAGGGTACTGTGCATGGGCAGTTGCCTATAACAAAACAGCCAAAGGAGACCCCAAACAGTGGGCGATTCACGATGGCAAGTTATATCTGAATTACGATGCCAACATTAAGGCCAAGTGGACAGCTGACCGGGAAAACCTCATTAAGAAAGCCGATTTATATTGGCCGCAACTAATCCAATAACCCATTAGCCCATTAGCCCATTAGCCCGAGTAAACGCTATCGAGCCAGTTAGCAGCAGCCATTTTGACTTAACAGGCGCAGACCGCGCCGAACGATTGATACTAAACTAAAGAGCCAGAAAATGAGAAAACAGATATCCAATATTATTAGCTGGTTAATCGTGCTATGGATTGCAAAGGTATTCCTGCTCTCCCTGCCTTATAAGTTCAGCGGGCACCCGGACACGCAACATATCTTTGGCACAATTGGCTTATGGATGAAAGAGACCTTAGGCCACAGTATAGGGAATGGCTTTATTCAATACGGTGCCTATACCGTTGGAACGGTAGAACTGATTATCTCATTAATACTGCTGGCCCCTG
Proteins encoded in this window:
- the tilS gene encoding tRNA lysidine(34) synthetase TilS — translated: MTVSPDSDSIANASSNTEGYQLNDAWFVSLPDVLKQALNSIPDSEHYFVALSGGLDSSLLAVLAHRYLLQFRHASLTAIHVHHGISQHADSWQKHCEDICKCLGIELIAQQVSLKSPKKGVEEAARSARYGVFESVLPKGGVLLQGHHQNDQAETVLLRLMRGAGVTGMAGIPRTRSLNAASIHRPFLDVSKELLLKVAEGLGLSWVEDDSNVSREYDRNFVRHDVIPVLESRWRGAVSRLAMSANHCRESSELEDALAQIDIADMTYERFGSALSITKLARLSMSRQHNVVRYWLRQLGMGFPGEKRFLRIWAELLPARDDANPMIEWSQGVIRRYSGLLYALPQTAIESQARFLLSEWEVGFIQAEDVEQRGAGAEHNTIKRPTTVVFDENLGGQRYSLRIVECGPEVDYLSTHDTPLADGCLMARLPSESERVVVKFRQGGELFRPAGKAHHRPLKKHFHDHNVPPWLRDSVPLLYYNDSLVAVGQLLVAEGFQPQGESESLEIKWC
- the accA gene encoding acetyl-CoA carboxylase carboxyl transferase subunit alpha, translated to MNAYYLDFEQPIAELEEKIEELRMVGNDSDLNITEEINRLKSKSVTLTENIFSDLSAWDVARLARHPKRPYTLDYISRIFTDFDELHGDRAYADDPSIVGGIARLEGSPVMVIGHQKGREIKDKVRRNFGMPRPEGYRKACRLMEMAERFSMPILTFIDTPGAYPGIGAEERGQSEAIAHNLAVMSRLKTPIISTVIGEGGSGGALAIGVCDQLYMLEYSTYAVISPEGCASILWKSADYASEAAEAMGITASKLQQQGFVDRLIDEPLGAAHRNLDDMAENLKAALLEGLSELKKLSTDELLETRYQRLTSYDRFS
- the dnaE gene encoding DNA polymerase III subunit alpha, which gives rise to MSVPFVHLRIHSEFSLVDGAVRLKPLIKKVAEYNMPAVALTDQSNMCALVKFYNGTMGAGIKPIIGVDLWLSNPEEDENPSRITLYARNDVGYRNITELVSRGFTEGQRHEKAIIEKAWIEEASEGVIALSGAKIGEIGRALLSGKKELAKERLRYWMEVFPEGFYLELQRTGRVNDEECVHLSVELAAEMNCPVVATNDVHFLATEDFEAHETRVCIHDSCTIDDPRRNKLYSAEQYLKSPEQMAELFSDIPEALENTLEIAKRCNVEVQLGEYFLPNYPIPEGMTMDEFFRKISEEGLEERLETILDKNDENYQEKRQPYLDRLKFELDIIIQMGFPGYFLIVMDFIQWSKNNDIPVGPGRGSGAGSLVAYVLKITDLDPLQYDLLFERFLNPERVSMPDFDIDFCMDGRDRVISYVADNYGRNAVSQIITFGTMAAKAVVRDVARVQGKSYGLADRLSKMIPFEIGMTLAKAVDVEPQLREFLDQDEDAQEIWEMALKLEGLTRNTGKHAGGVVIAPTKLTDFSPLHCDDQGDGLVTQFDKNDVESAGLVKFDFLGLRTLTIVDWALKMINARKMAHDPVNIDRIPLDDPPSFALLKRAETTAVFQLESRGMKDLVSRLQPDDLEDMIALVALFRPGPLESGMVDDFIARKHGKADVAYPHVDFQHECLKPILEPTYGVIVYQEQVMQIAQALAGYTLGGADMLRRAMGKKKPEEMAKQREIFAEGAKGQGIDPVLAMKIFDLVEKFAGYGFNKSHSAAYALVSYQTLWLKTHYPAEFMAAVLTADMQNTDKVVILVEECRRMELELVLPDVNVSEYTFTVDENDRVVYGLGAIKGLGEGPIESIIEARKAGGPFTSIFDLCDRVDMKKVNKRALEALIKSGAMDHIGPSRGRLMASIEEAGRRADQNSRNQSVGMDDMFGEVISDEAEDVYAESANIREWSEKERLKLEKDTLGLYLTGHPFDEYEREVRQFAKTPIADIQPGKGNINIAGLIVAVRTMKNKKGNTMAFVTIDDRTARTEIAFFSDNYEQYRELLISDTILVVEGEVSIDDYSGSTKMRVNSAYDILSARMRHARSLYLKVDEAVFVNGFVNELEQTLTPYKGEGCKVAIDYHRSDARSMIELGNEWQVKPTDELIQGLRYVLGAPNVKMRYRD
- a CDS encoding sensor domain-containing diguanylate cyclase → MFSEPELNGLCSQLVDSWQDGVMLVDRKFTIRYSNHTFQNMTKSQLSNANSGLLGVDLSSAFTASFADKLSSLVDATFKGDDPHWLSDHLIITDAQEVERHFSLQARPLSYGGEGEGEGEGEGEGEGEGEGEPEKCVAICLKNISALIRHEIRGNELELELEQNSLRDEVTGLSSRAYWESWLSSEFNRSKRYQQDLSIVLIDLATHHESLPELPVEAFVNVLADVAQVVQGVLRNSDQAARYSEKRIVALLPHTNGVGSEILAARIKAKIERYLDERELQEWVEFRIGVAVYHGVAQNDEDFEIDRYDDLLQFAEDDLLS
- a CDS encoding YHS domain-containing (seleno)protein, which translates into the protein MIQQKSQHNVISALLLVCALTLTQSALAAPPIYTSFFSDVAVSGYDVVAYFTEHSPVKGNPELSTEYKGAEWHFSSQENLDAFKSNPEKYAPQYGGYCAWAVAYNKTAKGDPKQWAIHDGKLYLNYDANIKAKWTADRENLIKKADLYWPQLIQ